Proteins found in one Neofelis nebulosa isolate mNeoNeb1 chromosome 3, mNeoNeb1.pri, whole genome shotgun sequence genomic segment:
- the PPAT gene encoding amidophosphoribosyltransferase — translation MELEELGIREECGVFGCIASGEWPTQLDVPHVITLGLVGLQHRGQESAGIVTSDGNSVPTFKTHKGMGLVNHVFTQDNLKKLYISNLGIGHTRYATTGNCELENCQPFVVETLHGKIAVAHNGELVNATQLRKKLLRHGIGLSTSSDSEMITQLLAYTPPQEQDGTPDWVARIKNLMKEAPTAYSLLIMHRDVIYAVRDPYGNRPLCIGRLIPVSDINDKEKKASETEGWVVSSESCSFLSIGARYYREVLPGEIVEITKRSVQTLDIIPRSEGNPMAFCIFEYVYFARPDSIFEDQMVYTVRYRCGQQLAIEAPVDADLVSTVPESATPAALGYAGKCGLPYVEVLCKNRYVGRTFIQPNMRLRQLGVAKKFGVLSDNFKGKRIVLVDDSIVRGNTISPIIKLLKESGAKEVHIRVASPPIRYPCFMGINIPTKEELIANKPEFEHLAKYLGANSVVYLSVGGLVSSVQEGIKFKKQKVEKQDIMIQENGNGLECFEKNGHCTACLTGKYPVELEW, via the exons GGGTCAGGAGAGTGCTGGTATTGTGACCAGTGATGGGAATTCAGTACCAACATTCAAAACACACAAG GGAATGGGTCTTGTAAATCATGTCTTTACTCAAGacaatttgaagaaattatatatttcaaacCTTGGAATTGGACACACGAGATACGCCACTACAGGAAACTGTGAATTAGAAAACTGTCAGCCCTTTGTTGTTGAAACACTTCATGGGAAAATAGCTGTGGCACATAACGGCGAATTGGTAAATGCTACTCAATTAAGGAAAAAG CTTCTGCGGCATGGTATTGGTTTGTCAACAAGTTCTGATAGTGAAATGATTACCCAGTTACTGGCATATACACCTCCTCAGGAACAAGATGGCACCCCAGACTGGGTAGCAAG GATTAAAAACTTAATGAAGGAAGCACCTACAGCATATTCCCTGCTTATAATGCACAGAGATGTTATTTATGCCGTACGAGATCCTTATGGAAATCGCCCTCTATGCATTGGACGTCTTATTCCTGTATCTGATATAAATGATAAAG AGAAAAAAGCTTCAGAAACAGAAGGATGGGTGGTGTCTTCAGAATCTTGTAGTTTTTTATCAATTGGCGCAAG ATATTACCGTGAAGTCTTGCCTGGAGAAATTGTGGAAATAACCAAACGTAGTGTCCAAACTCTTGATATTATACCAAGGTCTGAAGGAAACCCGATGGCATTTTGTATCTTTGAATATGTTTATTTTGCAAGACCAGATAGTATATTTGaag ACCAAATGGTTTACACAGTAAGATACCGTTGTGGTCAGCAGCTGGCAATTGAGGCACCAGTGGATGCAGATTTGGTTAGCACTGTTCCGGAATCTGCTACACCCGCTGCTCTTGGTTATGCAGGAAAG tGTGGGCTTCCATATGTGGAGGTGCTATGTAAAAACCGGTATGTAGGAAGAACATTTATTCAGCCAAACATGCGGTTGAGACAACTTGGTGTTGCAAAAAAATTTGGAGTATTGTCGGACAACTTTAAAGGCAAAAGAATCGTTCTTGTAGATGATTCAATTGTGAGAGGCAATACCATCTCACCTATAATCAAATTGCTCAAAGAATCTGGTGCGAAAGAG GTACACATTCGAGTAGCTTCACCGCCAATTAGATACCCATGCTTTATGGGAATAAACATACCAACAAAAGAAGAGCTTATTGCCAATAAACCTGAATTTGAACATCTTGCAAAATATCTGG GAGCAAACAGTGTTGTATATCTGTCAGTGGGAGGACTAGTTTCATCTGTACAAGAAgggataaagtttaaaaaacagaaagtggAAAAGCAGGATATTATGATTCAAGAAAATGGGAATGGTCTGGAATGCTTTGAAAAGAATGGTCATTGTACAGCATGTCTCACTGGAAAATACCCTGTGGAGTTGGAATGGTAG